One Channa argus isolate prfri chromosome 15, Channa argus male v1.0, whole genome shotgun sequence DNA segment encodes these proteins:
- the tfap4 gene encoding transcription factor AP-4 isoform X2, producing MEYFMVPAQKVPSLQHFRKTEKEVIGGLCSLANIPLTPETARDQERRIRREIANSNERRRMQSINAGFQSLKTLIPHSDGEKLSKAAILQQTAEYIFSLEQEKTRLLQQNSQLKRIIQELSGSSPKRRRAEEKDEGIGSPDILEEEKTEDLRREMIELRQQLEKERSVRMMLEDQVLAPVTPPAPTHHATVIVPAPVQPPQSHHVTVVTMGPASVINTVSTSRQNLDTIVQAIQHIEGTQGKGCVGEEEQRRAVIVTSGRVVSDAAGSDTASNSDGPDDCSLP from the exons ATGGAGTATTTCATGGTACCAGCTCAGAAGGTGCCCTCCTTGCAACATTTCAGGAAAACGGAGAAAGAAGTCATTGGGGGCCTTTGTAG TCTGGCCAACATTCCCCTGACCCCAGAAACAGCCCGGGACCAAGAGAGGCGAATTCGCAGAGAGATAGCCAACAGCAATGAGCGTCGGCGTATGCAGAGCATAAATGCTGGATTCCAGTCACTTAAAACACTCATCCCACACAGCGATGGAGAGAAACTCAGCAAG GCTGCCATCCTGCAACAGACAGCAGAGTACATTTTTAGTTTGGAACAGGAGAAGACCCGGCTCTTGCAGCAGAATAGTCAGCTTAAACGAATCATTCAA GAGTTAAGTGGTTCCTCCCCAAAGAGGAGGCGTGCAGAGGAGAAGGATGAAGGGATTGGCTCACCAGACAtcctggaggaggagaagactgAGGACTTGAGAAGAGAAATGATTGAGCTGAGGCAGCAGCTGGAGAAAGAACGGTCGGTCAGGATGATGCTGGAAGATCAG GTGCTTGCCCCAGTTACTCCTCCTGCACCTACTCACCATGCCACTGTCATCGTCCCTGCACCTGTCCAACCTCCCCAGTCCCACCATGTCACAGTGGTTACTATGGGCCCAGCATCAGTTATCAATACAGTGTCCACATCTCGGCAGAACCTGGACACCATTGTTCAA GCAATCCAGCACATCGAGGGCACCCAGGGGAAGGGTTGTGTCGGCGAGGAAGAGCAGCGGAGGGCGGTCATCGTCACTTCGGGTCGTGTCGTCTCCGATGCAGCGGGCTCAGACACAGCATCAAACAGCGACGGGCCTGATGACTGTTCACTGCCCTGA
- the tfap4 gene encoding transcription factor AP-4 isoform X1 translates to MEYFMVPAQKVPSLQHFRKTEKEVIGGLCSLANIPLTPETARDQERRIRREIANSNERRRMQSINAGFQSLKTLIPHSDGEKLSKAAILQQTAEYIFSLEQEKTRLLQQNSQLKRIIQELSGSSPKRRRAEEKDEGIGSPDILEEEKTEDLRREMIELRQQLEKERSVRMMLEDQMRSLDAQLYPEKLKAIAQQVHEQQAQTQSLVRLQQHKQLERDLSPAHSPQVLAPVTPPAPTHHATVIVPAPVQPPQSHHVTVVTMGPASVINTVSTSRQNLDTIVQAIQHIEGTQGKGCVGEEEQRRAVIVTSGRVVSDAAGSDTASNSDGPDDCSLP, encoded by the exons ATGGAGTATTTCATGGTACCAGCTCAGAAGGTGCCCTCCTTGCAACATTTCAGGAAAACGGAGAAAGAAGTCATTGGGGGCCTTTGTAG TCTGGCCAACATTCCCCTGACCCCAGAAACAGCCCGGGACCAAGAGAGGCGAATTCGCAGAGAGATAGCCAACAGCAATGAGCGTCGGCGTATGCAGAGCATAAATGCTGGATTCCAGTCACTTAAAACACTCATCCCACACAGCGATGGAGAGAAACTCAGCAAG GCTGCCATCCTGCAACAGACAGCAGAGTACATTTTTAGTTTGGAACAGGAGAAGACCCGGCTCTTGCAGCAGAATAGTCAGCTTAAACGAATCATTCAA GAGTTAAGTGGTTCCTCCCCAAAGAGGAGGCGTGCAGAGGAGAAGGATGAAGGGATTGGCTCACCAGACAtcctggaggaggagaagactgAGGACTTGAGAAGAGAAATGATTGAGCTGAGGCAGCAGCTGGAGAAAGAACGGTCGGTCAGGATGATGCTGGAAGATCAG ATGCGTTCTCTGGATGCCCAGTTGTACCCAGAGAAACTGAAAGCCATTGCCCAGCAGGTCCATGAGCAGCAGGCCcaaacacagagccttgttCGTCTGCAGCAGCACAAGCAGCTGGAAAGAGACCTTAGTCCAGCCCATAGCCCACAG GTGCTTGCCCCAGTTACTCCTCCTGCACCTACTCACCATGCCACTGTCATCGTCCCTGCACCTGTCCAACCTCCCCAGTCCCACCATGTCACAGTGGTTACTATGGGCCCAGCATCAGTTATCAATACAGTGTCCACATCTCGGCAGAACCTGGACACCATTGTTCAA GCAATCCAGCACATCGAGGGCACCCAGGGGAAGGGTTGTGTCGGCGAGGAAGAGCAGCGGAGGGCGGTCATCGTCACTTCGGGTCGTGTCGTCTCCGATGCAGCGGGCTCAGACACAGCATCAAACAGCGACGGGCCTGATGACTGTTCACTGCCCTGA